The following coding sequences are from one Paenibacillus sp. JDR-2 window:
- a CDS encoding response regulator, whose protein sequence is MYNVLLVDDEPLVMEGMQMLIEWENYGFTIKDTASNGFEAMEKLTREHYHLVITDIRMPEMDGLELIGQFSEQERRPAIIILSGHNEFNYAKQALRHGVNQYLLKPVDVTELTETLTSIRGQLDQTQSRLSADLLTYRNARAKMLIDLSNGHLSEHGKSVLQSRYQIRLMPHIRITMLEIVDFHCIYRNKPGDATLYKFGLHNIAEELLEQASVGYVYDDSFGRIGVILHDDLEKSMLKLRHVRSAMKSIFKTDVRIGVSRSYPLEAIAGGKQEAIQLLEAWEDGQDAVKLFVESEFETSKAMKLVWNIQALIDAVESGDKTAITDHISTFITVIVPKAVTKVEIRSLLYGIVLQFHTLCQKHGMEINDNYAKVLPEGTDHPDRLREWLIQLAYETSGRILNLNADTVKEPELIKQIVMYIHEHYQEELSLKSLAGQFYLNSAYLGQLFKQKMGEPFNDYLNKVRISEVKRLILQKPGKVMEFIRMAGYNNVEHFYRQFKRYEGISFAEYKVGKRSLMK, encoded by the coding sequence GTGTATAACGTATTGCTGGTTGACGACGAGCCATTGGTGATGGAAGGCATGCAGATGCTGATTGAGTGGGAAAACTATGGTTTTACTATTAAAGATACGGCTAGCAATGGATTCGAGGCCATGGAGAAATTAACCCGTGAGCACTATCATCTGGTTATTACTGACATTCGAATGCCTGAGATGGACGGCCTGGAATTAATCGGGCAATTCAGCGAGCAGGAAAGGAGACCTGCAATCATTATTTTAAGCGGTCACAATGAGTTCAATTACGCGAAGCAAGCCCTTAGGCATGGGGTTAACCAATATTTGCTCAAGCCCGTAGACGTAACCGAACTTACGGAAACGCTTACTTCTATCAGAGGCCAGCTGGATCAGACGCAAAGCCGGTTATCGGCAGACCTACTAACCTATCGAAACGCGCGTGCCAAAATGCTGATCGATCTTTCGAATGGCCACCTGTCTGAACATGGGAAAAGCGTTTTGCAGTCCCGCTATCAGATTCGTTTAATGCCTCATATTCGAATTACGATGTTGGAAATCGTCGATTTTCACTGCATCTATCGAAATAAACCCGGCGACGCGACTTTATATAAATTCGGACTGCACAATATTGCGGAAGAACTGCTCGAACAAGCCTCTGTAGGCTATGTGTATGATGATTCCTTCGGCAGAATAGGCGTCATTCTTCACGATGACCTGGAAAAATCCATGCTCAAGCTTCGCCATGTCCGCTCCGCCATGAAATCAATTTTTAAGACGGATGTGAGAATAGGCGTCAGCCGTTCTTATCCGCTTGAAGCTATCGCAGGGGGCAAACAGGAGGCCATTCAACTGCTGGAGGCTTGGGAGGACGGTCAGGATGCCGTGAAGCTGTTTGTCGAATCCGAGTTCGAAACCTCGAAAGCGATGAAGCTTGTTTGGAATATACAGGCGCTGATTGATGCGGTGGAGTCAGGTGACAAAACGGCCATTACGGATCATATTTCAACCTTTATAACCGTAATTGTTCCAAAGGCTGTAACAAAAGTGGAAATCCGAAGCCTGCTGTACGGCATTGTTCTGCAATTTCATACTTTGTGCCAAAAGCATGGCATGGAGATAAACGATAACTATGCGAAGGTGCTGCCTGAGGGAACGGACCATCCCGACCGTCTGAGGGAATGGCTTATTCAGCTTGCCTATGAGACAAGCGGCCGCATTTTGAATTTGAACGCGGATACGGTTAAGGAACCGGAGCTGATTAAACAAATCGTCATGTATATTCATGAACATTATCAGGAGGAATTATCTCTCAAGAGTCTGGCAGGACAGTTTTATTTGAATTCGGCCTATCTGGGGCAGCTGTTCAAGCAGAAGATGGGAGAGCCTTTTAATGATTATTTAAACAAAGTACGGATCTCCGAGGTCAAACGTTTAATTCTGCAGAAGCCGGGAAAGGTCATGGAATTTATTCGAATGGCAGGCTATAACAACGTCGAGCACTTCTATCGCCAGTTCAAGCGCTATGAGGGGATTTCCTTCGCTGAATATAAGGTCGGCAAGCGTTCACTGATGAAATGA
- a CDS encoding cache domain-containing sensor histidine kinase: MKMRKKLLLSYLLVVLIPIIVLGYYLISSLTSVTLQNNDRINKIGLQQIGANISDEITNIMKFSDRIMLDRSLTNYLDTEYRGLEATEEEFVQYQKDYSTIFDTYSSGLTILNNKTEMVLFSDNPSTIKDRTFLLELTDDLKREDWSQELMKARGDNVFLGLKKDAQNNRQEIVIGRQLASVTNYTHLLQLSVAESTLYKYIQMETGNKEIYLLDAQGRVMTANANRDYIGQAFDQIPGIAPLLNNAKNDGPTVVSLPLELRSPFSGWKLVAIFSSGSVLSNIGDIVRQSLLVCLVCVLISLLMMMIFSERLSRRLKQLVRHMANIRDGRMAAPEPDHTGDEIGELNRGFRNMIHRINELISEVYQQDIERKQLIIEKQDAELRALQSQINPHFLFNTMESIRMTLVKKRDTETADIVASFSKLFRQSMDWRSEWNTIAQEADFISHYIRVLKLRFRDKLQFKMQIDEDAQQLELPKFTLQPLIENAIVHSIERRIEGGCISLKVQMAGERIRIAICDDSPGFSPERLIEITDRLAQSASVKTSERIGLLNVHLRLVAVFGQEAGLRIESEPGRTVFSFEIQANRLKLQA; encoded by the coding sequence ATGAAGATGCGCAAGAAGCTGCTGCTGTCCTACCTGCTTGTTGTACTGATCCCAATTATAGTACTAGGCTATTATTTGATCAGCAGCTTGACGAGTGTAACGCTTCAGAACAACGACCGTATCAACAAAATTGGCTTGCAGCAGATCGGCGCGAATATATCGGATGAAATCACGAATATTATGAAGTTTTCTGACCGTATCATGCTGGACCGCTCCCTTACGAATTATCTCGATACGGAATACAGAGGCCTTGAAGCGACAGAAGAGGAGTTCGTTCAGTACCAGAAAGATTACAGCACCATCTTTGATACCTATTCGTCGGGACTTACGATTCTGAATAACAAAACAGAGATGGTTCTGTTCTCGGACAATCCATCGACGATTAAGGACCGTACCTTCCTGCTGGAGCTGACCGATGACCTGAAGAGAGAAGATTGGTCACAGGAGCTCATGAAAGCCAGAGGCGATAATGTGTTCCTGGGATTAAAGAAGGATGCCCAGAACAACCGGCAGGAAATTGTCATCGGGCGGCAGCTGGCCAGTGTGACGAACTATACGCATCTGCTGCAGCTAAGCGTAGCGGAATCGACGTTGTATAAATATATCCAGATGGAGACCGGCAACAAGGAGATCTATCTGCTTGACGCGCAAGGGAGGGTCATGACGGCCAATGCCAACCGCGATTATATCGGACAAGCCTTCGACCAAATTCCGGGCATTGCCCCGTTACTGAATAATGCGAAGAACGATGGTCCTACGGTTGTATCGCTCCCGTTGGAACTCAGAAGTCCGTTCTCAGGATGGAAGCTTGTTGCGATTTTCTCATCAGGCTCGGTACTGTCCAATATCGGAGACATCGTACGTCAAAGCCTGCTGGTCTGCCTAGTCTGCGTGCTAATTTCACTGCTTATGATGATGATCTTCTCCGAAAGGCTGTCACGGCGCCTGAAGCAGTTAGTCCGTCATATGGCGAACATTAGGGATGGCAGAATGGCCGCGCCTGAACCCGATCATACGGGAGATGAGATAGGAGAGCTAAACCGGGGGTTCCGCAATATGATCCATCGTATTAACGAGCTGATCTCGGAAGTGTACCAGCAGGATATAGAACGCAAACAGCTCATTATTGAGAAGCAGGATGCAGAGCTGAGGGCACTGCAAAGCCAAATCAATCCGCATTTTCTATTCAATACGATGGAGTCCATACGGATGACCTTGGTGAAGAAGCGGGATACGGAAACGGCGGATATCGTGGCCAGCTTCTCGAAGCTGTTCCGCCAGAGCATGGATTGGCGGAGCGAGTGGAATACGATTGCGCAGGAAGCGGATTTCATCAGCCATTACATCCGAGTATTGAAGCTTCGTTTTCGCGACAAGCTGCAGTTCAAGATGCAAATTGACGAAGATGCACAGCAGCTGGAGCTGCCGAAATTCACTCTTCAGCCATTAATTGAGAATGCCATTGTGCACAGCATTGAAAGACGGATAGAAGGCGGTTGTATTTCCTTGAAGGTTCAGATGGCTGGCGAGCGGATTAGGATTGCCATTTGCGATGACAGCCCCGGCTTCTCGCCGGAACGATTAATAGAAATTACGGATAGGCTGGCTCAGAGTGCAAGCGTAAAGACGTCGGAGAGAATCGGCCTGCTCAATGTTCATTTGAGACTTGTGGCTGTATTTGGCCAGGAAGCCGGTCTGCGAATCGAAAGCGAGCCGGGACGGACGGTGTTCAGCTTCGAGATTCAGGCAAATCGACTGAAGCTGCAGGCCTAA
- a CDS encoding ABC transporter permease translates to MRKATGDIVANGLLQGAEVESKRLRKGFFFEMRRHGALYSMFLPGAIFLLVFAYLPMVGLVIPFKYITYSNSFWSTLFDSKWVGFYNFQFFWDSPDLYRIMRNTIGYNVINIVLGLVIAVSVAIALNEIRNRKSAKTYQTIMFMPYFLSWVIVGYLAYAFLSPNGFINMGILKPFGIEQISFYTDPKYWPFILIFFAHWKGTGYGVIIYLAAIAGQDQSLYEAAAIDGASRGQQIRKIMIPLLKPMMIILTILAVGGIFSSDFGLFYNVPLNQGVLKETTDVINTYVYNALMSSGDISLSAAVGLFQSVLGFFMVVGVNWIAGKIDPESKLF, encoded by the coding sequence TTGAGAAAGGCAACAGGAGACATTGTAGCAAACGGCCTTTTACAAGGCGCGGAAGTTGAGAGCAAAAGATTGAGAAAGGGCTTCTTCTTCGAGATGAGAAGGCATGGAGCCTTGTACAGCATGTTTTTACCCGGAGCCATTTTTCTGCTTGTATTCGCTTACTTGCCCATGGTTGGACTGGTCATACCGTTCAAGTATATTACGTACAGCAACAGCTTCTGGTCAACGCTGTTTGACAGCAAGTGGGTAGGGTTCTACAACTTCCAGTTTTTCTGGGACTCGCCGGATTTGTACCGAATTATGCGAAATACAATCGGTTACAACGTGATCAACATTGTGCTTGGACTCGTTATTGCCGTTTCGGTTGCCATTGCCTTGAATGAAATTCGCAATCGTAAATCCGCCAAGACCTATCAGACAATCATGTTCATGCCGTATTTCCTGTCATGGGTCATTGTTGGTTATCTGGCTTACGCGTTCCTCTCGCCAAACGGTTTCATCAATATGGGAATTCTAAAGCCCTTTGGCATTGAACAAATCAGTTTTTATACCGATCCGAAGTATTGGCCGTTTATATTAATTTTCTTTGCTCATTGGAAGGGCACCGGTTACGGCGTCATTATTTATCTGGCGGCTATCGCCGGACAGGACCAATCGCTGTATGAGGCAGCTGCCATCGACGGTGCAAGCAGAGGACAGCAAATTCGTAAAATCATGATTCCGCTGCTCAAGCCGATGATGATTATCTTAACGATATTGGCGGTCGGCGGCATATTCAGCAGCGACTTCGGTTTGTTCTATAACGTTCCGCTCAATCAAGGCGTGCTGAAAGAGACAACGGATGTCATTAACACCTATGTCTACAATGCCTTGATGTCATCGGGAGACATTTCTCTCAGCGCGGCTGTCGGTTTGTTCCAGTCCGTACTCGGCTTCTTTATGGTCGTTGGCGTCAACTGGATAGCCGGCAAGATTGATCCTGAGAGCAAGTTATTCTAG
- a CDS encoding carbohydrate ABC transporter permease has product MGTSISRTTNIIVNLFLIVLVLLCLLPIVLVLSVSFTDETSLLNQGYNFIPGKFSIEPYRFLMDTNLSGILNAYKITIFNTVVGTMLTLLMVALYAYPLSRKDLKYNNFFTFFLYFTMLFGGGMVPWYLVCTQVLGLKDSIWAMILPSIFNGFFVFVMRTFYKSTIPVEVLESAKIDGAGEYRIFFQIVLPLSLPAIATVAIFTAVGFWNDYWLPLMLINDPKLSNLQYMIYRIMTNIQAIREYSQDASGIATSLANAPSEGIRMAMAMITMGPIVLIYPFLQKYFVKGLTIGAIKG; this is encoded by the coding sequence ATGGGAACATCGATATCGCGAACGACCAATATTATCGTCAATTTATTTCTTATCGTGCTTGTCCTGCTTTGTTTGCTGCCGATTGTGTTGGTACTTTCCGTCTCGTTCACGGATGAAACGTCTTTGCTGAACCAGGGGTACAACTTCATCCCGGGCAAATTCAGCATCGAGCCTTACAGGTTTCTTATGGATACGAACCTATCCGGCATATTAAATGCTTACAAAATAACGATATTTAACACGGTTGTCGGCACGATGCTCACGCTGTTAATGGTTGCGCTGTATGCTTATCCATTGTCGCGGAAGGACTTGAAGTACAACAACTTTTTTACCTTCTTCCTATACTTCACAATGCTGTTCGGCGGCGGGATGGTGCCTTGGTATCTCGTTTGCACGCAAGTGCTTGGTCTGAAGGATTCCATCTGGGCCATGATTTTGCCAAGCATATTTAATGGCTTCTTCGTCTTCGTCATGCGTACGTTCTACAAGAGCACCATACCTGTCGAAGTGCTGGAGTCGGCTAAGATCGACGGCGCAGGAGAATACCGTATCTTTTTCCAGATTGTATTGCCGCTTTCGCTTCCCGCGATTGCTACGGTAGCTATCTTTACCGCCGTCGGTTTCTGGAACGATTATTGGCTGCCGCTCATGCTGATTAACGATCCGAAGCTGTCGAACCTTCAATATATGATCTATCGGATCATGACGAATATTCAGGCTATACGAGAATACAGTCAGGACGCTTCCGGCATCGCAACGTCACTCGCCAATGCCCCAAGCGAAGGGATACGGATGGCTATGGCCATGATCACCATGGGACCAATTGTTCTTATATACCCGTTTTTGCAAAAGTACTTTGTCAAAGGTCTGACGATTGGTGCAATCAAGGGCTAG
- a CDS encoding ABC transporter substrate-binding protein has product MVNKKARSTRSMFLMLALVLITTMLAACSGGNEKTKNSASTTTPGNASSNAGETAKPEDNGIDISKPVTLKWYMMTFGEIPPNQDRILAAINKYTQEKLNATIDMEYIDVGSWDTKVNAMLTTREEFDMIFAPSWRWFRSNAQKGAYYEITPDALDKYLPQTKALFTDAIWDSTKVKGKYYAVPGNKDIAEAWGWVWRKDIADKYGIDMTKVKTFQDIEPILAKIKEVEPDLVPIDENQEPLRGRTTFETLNAGNWTLRTDNDSMELVKLYDQPEALEMRKLWYDFYKKGFIRKDAATKRDVDLINTGKVFASWMQLKPGKDAELNAAAKGNPAFPKDAVYAQNIVTEPYITNDAALGSSTAISSTSKNPERAMMFLELYMNDKYLNNLINFGEEGVDYTKVGDNRIEPIEGKYSLKGMNWAYGNQFLNYLQPGEADDKWEQFKTFNSSAIPVKNLGFFFDEEPVRKELNALTAATSEFAAMYWGLLDPDVYLPKLEKKEKAAGMDKVNAEVQRQWAEFLASKGK; this is encoded by the coding sequence ATGGTTAACAAGAAAGCCCGCTCTACTCGCAGCATGTTCTTGATGCTTGCACTTGTTCTTATTACAACCATGCTTGCGGCTTGTTCAGGAGGCAACGAGAAGACGAAGAACTCGGCTTCAACAACAACGCCTGGCAATGCGTCCAGCAACGCGGGAGAGACAGCAAAGCCGGAAGACAACGGAATTGATATTTCCAAGCCGGTAACGCTGAAATGGTACATGATGACGTTCGGTGAGATTCCGCCGAATCAGGACCGTATCTTGGCAGCAATCAACAAGTATACGCAAGAGAAGCTTAATGCAACGATTGACATGGAATATATCGATGTAGGCTCATGGGATACGAAGGTTAATGCCATGCTTACGACTCGTGAAGAGTTCGATATGATTTTTGCTCCATCGTGGAGATGGTTCCGTTCCAATGCGCAAAAAGGCGCTTATTACGAAATTACGCCAGACGCGCTGGATAAATATTTGCCGCAGACAAAAGCACTGTTCACGGATGCGATCTGGGACAGCACGAAAGTAAAGGGCAAATATTATGCCGTTCCGGGCAACAAGGATATCGCAGAGGCTTGGGGCTGGGTATGGCGCAAGGATATTGCGGACAAGTATGGCATCGATATGACGAAAGTGAAGACCTTCCAGGATATTGAACCCATTCTGGCTAAAATCAAAGAGGTTGAGCCGGATCTTGTACCAATCGACGAGAACCAGGAGCCGCTTAGAGGCCGCACTACATTTGAAACGCTGAATGCGGGCAACTGGACGCTTCGCACGGATAATGACTCCATGGAGCTCGTGAAGCTGTACGACCAGCCGGAAGCGCTGGAAATGAGAAAGCTGTGGTACGACTTCTATAAAAAAGGGTTTATCCGCAAAGACGCAGCTACAAAGCGCGATGTGGACTTAATCAACACCGGAAAGGTATTCGCAAGCTGGATGCAGCTTAAGCCAGGCAAGGATGCGGAGCTTAACGCAGCGGCAAAAGGCAATCCGGCATTCCCGAAAGATGCGGTGTACGCACAAAATATCGTTACCGAGCCTTATATTACGAACGATGCAGCGCTTGGATCCTCAACAGCCATCTCAAGCACATCCAAAAATCCGGAACGGGCTATGATGTTCCTGGAATTGTATATGAACGATAAGTACTTGAACAACCTGATCAACTTTGGCGAAGAGGGCGTTGACTACACGAAAGTTGGAGACAACCGCATTGAGCCGATTGAAGGCAAATACTCGCTTAAAGGCATGAACTGGGCTTACGGCAACCAATTCTTGAACTACCTGCAGCCTGGTGAAGCTGATGATAAGTGGGAGCAGTTCAAAACGTTCAACTCGTCTGCAATTCCAGTTAAAAATCTTGGCTTCTTCTTCGACGAAGAACCGGTCCGCAAGGAATTAAATGCGTTGACGGCGGCAACGTCGGAATTCGCTGCGATGTATTGGGGTCTTCTTGATCCAGACGTTTATCTGCCTAAGCTGGAAAAGAAAGAAAAAGCAGCTGGCATGGATAAGGTAAATGCCGAAGTCCAGCGTCAATGGGCGGAGTTCCTGGCCTCCAAAGGCAAGTAA